The following coding sequences are from one Mycobacterium bourgelatii window:
- a CDS encoding HNH endonuclease signature motif containing protein — protein MSSSSQGAFAAAYDALHEAVSAVLELCPEMLSGRESLQYLEALITEVRRLPVARHALIHHLQTQSSEEELGGKLARVLANRVRITRGEANRWIGEAADLGPRRAINGEPLEPLLPATAEAQRHGRLDESHVRIIRKFFAHLPTGVDLDTCAKADRDLSKLGGDYRPDQLEKLAAKTLDTINPDGNYTEEQDRARKRCLIIGKQGPDKMSPISGYLSPEARATFETVLAKLAAPGMCNAAEKTPCVDGTPTQEAITADTRSPGQRNHDGLLAGLRALLASGDLGQHNGLPATIIVTTTLQELEAAAGTGLTGGGTLLPMSDVIRLARHSHHYLAVFDNGKAIALHHSKRLASPGQRIVLYAKEHGCSAPGCEVSGYYCEVHHVTAWAQCHTTEVNNLTFACGPDHRLLDKGWTTRKNTTNDTEWIPPPHLDHGQPRTNTFHHPQKLLRNGDDDDEAA, from the coding sequence ATGAGTTCGAGTAGCCAAGGGGCGTTCGCCGCGGCGTATGACGCGCTGCATGAGGCGGTGTCGGCCGTGCTCGAACTGTGCCCGGAGATGTTGAGTGGGCGGGAAAGCTTGCAGTACTTAGAGGCGTTGATCACCGAGGTGCGCCGGTTGCCGGTGGCCCGGCACGCGTTGATCCATCACCTGCAAACCCAATCCAGTGAAGAAGAGTTGGGCGGCAAGCTGGCGCGGGTGCTGGCCAACCGGGTGCGCATCACCCGCGGGGAAGCCAACCGCTGGATCGGCGAAGCCGCCGACCTCGGCCCCCGCCGGGCCATCAACGGCGAACCCCTGGAACCGTTGTTGCCGGCCACCGCCGAAGCCCAACGCCACGGCCGCCTGGATGAATCCCACGTCCGCATCATCCGCAAGTTCTTCGCCCACCTGCCCACCGGGGTCGATCTGGACACCTGCGCCAAAGCCGACCGCGACCTGTCGAAGCTCGGTGGTGACTACCGGCCCGATCAACTGGAAAAACTCGCGGCAAAAACCCTGGACACCATCAACCCCGACGGCAACTACACCGAAGAACAAGACCGCGCCCGCAAACGCTGCCTCATCATCGGCAAACAAGGCCCCGACAAAATGTCACCGATCAGCGGCTACCTGAGCCCCGAAGCGCGCGCCACCTTCGAAACCGTGCTGGCCAAACTTGCCGCCCCCGGCATGTGCAACGCCGCCGAGAAGACACCCTGCGTTGACGGCACCCCCACCCAAGAGGCCATCACCGCCGACACCCGCAGCCCCGGGCAACGCAACCACGACGGGCTGCTGGCCGGTTTGCGCGCCCTGCTGGCCAGCGGCGACCTCGGCCAGCACAACGGGCTGCCGGCCACCATCATCGTCACCACCACCCTGCAGGAACTCGAAGCCGCCGCCGGCACCGGCCTCACCGGCGGCGGCACCCTGCTACCCATGTCCGATGTGATCCGCCTCGCCCGCCACTCCCACCACTACCTGGCGGTCTTCGACAACGGCAAAGCCATCGCCCTGCACCACAGCAAACGCCTGGCCTCCCCCGGACAACGCATCGTGCTCTACGCCAAAGAACACGGCTGCTCCGCACCCGGCTGCGAGGTCTCCGGCTACTACTGCGAAGTCCACCACGTCACCGCCTGGGCCCAATGCCACACCACCGAGGTCAACAACCTGACCTTCGCCTGCGGCCCCGACCACCGCCTGCTCGACAAAGGCTGGACCACCCGCAAAAACACCACCAACGACACCGAATGGATCCCCCCACCCCACCTCGACCACGGCCAACCCCGAACCAACACCTTCCACCACCCACAAAAACTCCTACGCAACGGCGACGACGATGACGAGGCGGCTTGA
- a CDS encoding ABC transporter ATP-binding protein has protein sequence MSAPMNARPRGAAPAPTRSRDFWGTAARLVKRLAPQRGLSLAVITLGITGTAIGVVVPRILGHATDLLFNGVIGRQLPAGLSKAQAIAAARARGDNTFADLLSGMNVVPGQGVDFGAVARTLTLALTLYVLAALLIWTQARLLNVTVQRTITALRADVEDKLHRLPLSFFDGRQRGELLSRVTNDIDNMQSSLTMTISQLVTAILTVVAVLAMMISISPLLALITLLTVPLSLLATRAITRRSQRLFVAHWTSTGRLNAHIEETYSGFTVVKTFNHQAAARTRFHQLNDDVYQASFGAQFFSGLVQPTTGFVGNLGYVAVAVVGGLQVATGQITLGSIQAFIQYVRQFNTPIGQVAGMYNMLQSGVASAERVFDLLDEPEEAPLPQPALPAGPARKAPEAGVAPNGPGRVEFQHVSFAYHPGHPVIHDLSLVAEPGSTVAIVGPTGAGKTTLVNLLMRFYDVDSGRILIDGVDITSVSRQSVRSRIGMVLQDTWLFDGTIAENIAYGRPDASQEEIVEAAKAAFVDRFVHTLPAGYQTRISGDGSNVSAGEKQLITIARAFLARPQLLILDEATSSVDTRTEVLIARATSELRRDRTSFIIAHRLSTIRDADQILVVKAGRIVEQGNHAELLARRGAYYEMTLV, from the coding sequence ATGAGCGCCCCGATGAATGCCCGCCCGCGCGGCGCGGCCCCGGCGCCGACGAGATCGCGGGACTTCTGGGGCACGGCCGCGCGACTGGTGAAACGACTTGCCCCGCAGCGGGGACTGAGCCTCGCGGTGATCACGCTGGGCATCACCGGCACCGCGATCGGGGTCGTCGTGCCGCGGATCCTCGGCCACGCCACCGATCTGTTGTTCAACGGCGTCATCGGGCGACAACTGCCCGCCGGTCTCAGCAAGGCACAGGCAATTGCCGCGGCCCGGGCGCGGGGCGACAACACCTTTGCCGACCTGCTGTCCGGGATGAATGTGGTGCCCGGCCAAGGTGTCGACTTCGGCGCCGTCGCGCGCACCCTGACACTCGCACTTACCCTGTATGTCCTTGCTGCCCTGTTAATTTGGACCCAAGCCCGGTTGCTGAACGTCACCGTGCAGCGGACCATTACCGCGTTGCGTGCTGATGTCGAGGACAAGCTGCACCGGCTCCCACTGTCCTTCTTCGACGGGCGGCAACGCGGTGAGTTGCTCAGCCGCGTCACCAACGACATCGACAACATGCAGTCATCGCTGACGATGACGATCAGCCAGTTGGTGACCGCGATTCTGACGGTGGTGGCGGTGCTGGCGATGATGATTTCCATCTCGCCCCTGCTGGCGCTGATCACGCTGCTGACGGTGCCACTGTCGCTGCTGGCGACGCGCGCCATTACCCGGCGCTCGCAACGCCTGTTCGTGGCGCACTGGACCAGCACCGGCCGCCTCAACGCCCACATCGAAGAGACCTACAGCGGCTTCACGGTCGTCAAGACGTTCAATCACCAGGCCGCGGCGCGCACTCGGTTCCACCAGCTCAACGACGATGTCTACCAAGCCAGTTTTGGCGCGCAGTTCTTCTCCGGCCTGGTCCAGCCGACGACCGGCTTCGTCGGCAATCTGGGCTACGTCGCGGTGGCCGTGGTCGGCGGCCTGCAGGTCGCCACCGGACAGATCACGCTCGGCAGCATCCAGGCCTTCATTCAGTACGTCCGGCAGTTCAACACCCCCATCGGCCAGGTCGCGGGGATGTACAACATGCTGCAGTCCGGTGTGGCCAGCGCCGAGCGGGTGTTCGACCTGCTCGACGAACCCGAGGAAGCGCCGCTACCCCAACCCGCGCTCCCGGCCGGGCCGGCCAGGAAGGCCCCAGAAGCCGGGGTAGCCCCGAACGGCCCCGGTCGCGTCGAGTTCCAGCATGTGAGCTTCGCCTACCACCCCGGTCACCCAGTGATCCATGACCTGTCGCTGGTGGCCGAACCGGGCAGCACGGTGGCCATCGTCGGACCCACGGGAGCGGGAAAGACGACGCTGGTGAACCTGCTGATGCGCTTCTATGACGTCGATTCGGGCCGAATCTTGATCGACGGTGTCGACATCACCTCGGTGAGCAGGCAATCGGTGCGCTCCCGGATCGGCATGGTGCTGCAAGACACCTGGCTGTTCGACGGGACGATCGCGGAGAACATCGCCTACGGACGGCCGGACGCCAGTCAGGAAGAGATCGTGGAAGCCGCCAAGGCGGCGTTCGTCGACCGCTTCGTCCACACGCTGCCGGCCGGTTATCAGACCCGGATCAGCGGCGACGGCAGCAACGTCAGTGCGGGCGAGAAGCAGCTCATCACCATCGCCCGCGCCTTCCTTGCCCGCCCCCAGCTGCTGATACTGGACGAGGCGACCAGCTCGGTCGACACCCGCACCGAGGTGCTGATAGCGCGGGCAACCAGCGAACTTCGGCGCGACCGAACCAGTTTCATCATCGCGCACCGTCTCTCCACGATCCGCGACGCGGATCAGATCCTGGTTGTCAAAGCGGGCCGTATAGTTGAGCAGGGCAACCACGCAGAACTATTGGCTCGGCGCGGCGCGTACTACGAGATGACACTCGTTTGA
- a CDS encoding DUF732 domain-containing protein, which produces MLSARIAAAVIVGATAIGLAVAAAGTAGANTPADETFISQMQDVGVTFSSPQSAIQQGHQVCQELAEGRSRYQIAEEILSQTDLTTIQATSFVDNATDSYCPEFAALTV; this is translated from the coding sequence ATGCTTTCTGCCCGCATCGCCGCTGCCGTCATCGTTGGCGCCACCGCCATCGGGTTGGCTGTCGCCGCCGCAGGCACCGCAGGGGCGAACACCCCCGCCGACGAAACCTTTATCTCGCAGATGCAGGACGTCGGCGTCACGTTCTCGTCACCTCAATCGGCGATCCAGCAGGGACATCAGGTTTGCCAAGAGCTGGCCGAAGGCAGGTCGAGATATCAAATCGCCGAGGAGATCCTCAGCCAGACCGACCTGACCACCATCCAGGCAACCTCCTTCGTCGACAACGCGACCGACTCGTACTGCCCGGAATTCGCGGCCTTGACGGTCTGA
- a CDS encoding LppX_LprAFG lipoprotein, with amino-acid sequence MKPQPRTVFAVFALVVGLVMAGCGGNGETGTNSPTSSSSAEATSLVNHATEAMRRVTGMHLDLAVQGNVPNFRVTKVEGDISNTPQTVATGVATVVLGDKSEVAKFVFVDGHLYSDLGQPGSYTDFGGGSSIYNVSVLLDPDKGLANLLAHLKNASVDGTEQVNGVATTKIAGKSSADDVATLAGTRLTDEDITTVPTTVWIATDGSSHLVQLQIDPIPNSSVTLTMSEWGKQVTATKPV; translated from the coding sequence ATGAAGCCGCAGCCCCGTACCGTGTTCGCCGTCTTCGCTCTCGTAGTCGGCCTCGTCATGGCCGGCTGTGGCGGCAACGGGGAAACCGGCACCAACTCTCCCACCTCGAGTAGCAGCGCCGAGGCGACATCGCTGGTCAACCACGCCACCGAGGCCATGCGCAGGGTGACCGGTATGCACTTGGACCTGGCCGTGCAGGGAAACGTGCCGAATTTCCGGGTGACCAAGGTCGAGGGCGACATCTCCAACACCCCGCAGACCGTCGCCACCGGAGTCGCGACCGTGGTCCTGGGCGACAAGAGCGAAGTCGCGAAGTTCGTCTTCGTCGACGGCCACCTCTACTCCGACCTCGGGCAGCCGGGGTCCTATACCGATTTTGGCGGCGGCTCCTCCATCTACAACGTGTCGGTACTGCTTGACCCGGACAAGGGGTTGGCCAACCTGTTGGCGCACCTGAAGAACGCGTCGGTGGACGGCACCGAACAGGTGAACGGCGTCGCCACCACCAAGATCGCCGGGAAATCGTCCGCCGACGACGTCGCGACGCTCGCCGGAACGCGGTTGACCGACGAGGACATCACCACGGTGCCGACGACCGTCTGGATTGCCACGGACGGGTCGTCTCACCTCGTCCAACTCCAGATCGACCCGATACCCAACAGTTCGGTGACACTCACGATGTCCGAGTGGGGCAAGCAAGTCACCGCAACCAAGCCGGTCTAG
- a CDS encoding DUF3558 domain-containing protein: MRCLAAVLSVVAVLLTGCSKSVSGTAVKAGGAGVPRNDNSEKQYPNLLKECEVLTTDVLAKTVGADPLDIQSTFVGAICRWQAANPAGLIDITRFWFEQGSLSNERKVAEGLKYQIETRSIQGIDSIVMRTGDPNGSCGVASDAAGVVGWWVNPQAPGIDACAQAIKLMELTLATNA, encoded by the coding sequence ATGAGGTGCCTGGCTGCCGTGCTCTCCGTGGTGGCGGTGCTGTTGACCGGCTGTTCGAAGTCCGTCTCGGGTACTGCCGTCAAGGCGGGTGGGGCCGGCGTGCCGCGCAATGACAATTCCGAGAAGCAGTATCCAAACCTGCTCAAGGAATGCGAGGTCCTGACCACCGACGTGCTGGCGAAGACGGTGGGTGCCGATCCGCTGGACATTCAGAGCACCTTCGTCGGCGCGATCTGCCGTTGGCAGGCGGCCAACCCGGCCGGTCTGATCGACATCACCCGCTTCTGGTTCGAGCAGGGCAGTCTGAGCAACGAGCGCAAGGTTGCCGAGGGCCTGAAGTATCAGATCGAGACCCGGTCGATCCAGGGCATCGACTCCATCGTGATGCGAACGGGCGACCCCAATGGTTCCTGCGGTGTCGCCAGCGACGCGGCGGGCGTGGTCGGTTGGTGGGTAAACCCCCAGGCGCCCGGCATCGACGCGTGCGCGCAGGCGATCAAACTGATGGAGTTGACGCTGGCGACAAACGCCTAG
- a CDS encoding ABC transporter ATP-binding protein: MLLALLRQFIRPYRRLVMVLMGLQLISTLASLYLPTVNAAIIDNGIAKGDTATIIRLGIVMLVVTGLQVLCAVGAVYFGSRTGTGFGRDLRAAMFEHVITFSERETARFGAATLLTRSTNDVRQIVFLVQTTATVLVTAPIMCIGGVIMAIHQEAALTWLLLVSVPVLTGANYLIMTRMLPLFRRMQSLIDGINRVLRDQLSGVRVVRAFTRENFERERFARANSELSNTALASGNWQALMLPVTTLTINLSSVALIWFGGLRIDKGQMQVGSLSAFLAYFAQILMAVLMATMTLVVLPRASVCADRITEVLGTSAAVHNPANPHYPPGGVTGLVRLDQVTFTYPGAECPVLQDISFTARPGTTTAIVGSTGSGKSTLVSMICRLYDATDGTVFIDDVDVRDYDTELLWAAIGLVPQRGFLFSGTVADNLKYGKPDATDEEMWEALRIAAADDFVRTHGLHMPVAQGGINFSGGQRQRLAIARAVIRRPAIYLFDDAFSALDVHTDATVRTALREHASDATIIVVTQRIRTAAQADQVIVVDNGSIVGVGTHESLLTDCTTYAEFAASQAITADVGGIR; the protein is encoded by the coding sequence ATGCTCCTGGCCCTGCTGCGCCAGTTCATCCGGCCGTACCGGCGGCTGGTCATGGTGCTGATGGGGCTGCAGCTGATCAGCACGCTGGCCTCGCTCTATCTTCCGACGGTCAACGCCGCGATCATCGACAACGGCATCGCCAAGGGCGACACCGCGACGATCATCCGGCTGGGCATCGTGATGCTCGTCGTCACCGGCCTGCAGGTGCTGTGCGCTGTGGGAGCGGTGTACTTCGGTTCGCGGACCGGCACGGGGTTCGGCCGGGACCTGCGCGCGGCGATGTTCGAGCACGTCATCACCTTCTCGGAACGGGAGACGGCGCGTTTCGGCGCGGCTACGTTGTTGACGCGCAGCACCAACGACGTACGGCAAATCGTGTTCCTCGTCCAAACGACGGCCACGGTGCTGGTCACCGCGCCGATCATGTGCATCGGCGGCGTCATTATGGCCATTCACCAGGAGGCGGCGCTGACGTGGCTGCTGCTGGTCAGCGTCCCTGTCCTGACCGGGGCCAACTACCTGATCATGACGCGCATGCTGCCGCTGTTCCGCCGGATGCAGAGCCTGATCGACGGGATCAACCGCGTGCTGCGCGACCAGTTGTCCGGCGTGCGCGTGGTCCGCGCATTCACCCGCGAGAACTTCGAGCGGGAAAGGTTCGCCCGGGCCAACAGCGAACTCTCGAACACCGCATTGGCATCGGGCAACTGGCAGGCGCTGATGCTGCCGGTGACGACCCTGACCATCAACCTGTCCAGTGTGGCGTTGATCTGGTTCGGCGGGCTGCGCATCGACAAAGGACAAATGCAGGTCGGCTCCCTGAGCGCGTTTCTGGCGTACTTCGCGCAGATCCTGATGGCGGTGCTGATGGCGACGATGACCCTGGTGGTGCTGCCGAGGGCATCGGTGTGCGCCGACCGCATCACCGAAGTACTGGGCACCTCCGCGGCCGTCCACAACCCCGCAAACCCGCACTACCCGCCGGGCGGGGTGACCGGGCTGGTCCGGTTGGACCAGGTCACATTCACCTACCCCGGAGCCGAATGCCCGGTGCTGCAAGATATCTCGTTCACCGCGCGACCGGGAACCACCACGGCGATCGTGGGCAGCACCGGCTCGGGCAAGTCGACGCTGGTGTCGATGATCTGCCGCCTGTACGACGCCACCGACGGCACCGTCTTCATCGATGACGTCGACGTCCGCGACTACGACACCGAGCTGTTGTGGGCCGCGATCGGACTCGTTCCGCAGCGCGGGTTCCTCTTCTCGGGCACGGTCGCGGACAATCTCAAGTACGGCAAGCCGGACGCCACCGACGAGGAAATGTGGGAGGCGCTGCGAATCGCCGCGGCGGACGATTTCGTACGCACGCACGGCCTGCACATGCCCGTCGCCCAAGGCGGCATCAACTTCTCGGGAGGCCAGCGTCAACGGCTGGCGATCGCCAGGGCGGTGATCCGCCGTCCCGCGATCTATCTGTTCGACGACGCATTCTCCGCACTGGACGTGCACACCGACGCCACAGTGCGCACCGCCCTGCGCGAACACGCCAGCGATGCCACGATAATCGTTGTCACACAACGGATTAGGACCGCCGCCCAGGCCGACCAGGTGATCGTCGTCGACAACGGGAGCATCGTCGGCGTCGGCACCCACGAGTCGCTGCTGACGGACTGCACCACCTATGCGGAATTCGCCGCCTCGCAGGCGATAACCGCGGACGTCGGGGGCATACGATGA
- a CDS encoding SixA phosphatase family protein, protein MTEPDRNLVLMRHGKSAYPDGIADHDRPLAPRGVREAALAGDWLRANLPAVDAVLCSTAARTRETLACSGIDAPVQYVARLYGGTPGTVIEEINRVADDVTTLLVVGHEPTTSSVAILLAGADGTNYAAVDRIEEKFPTSAMAVLRVPGRWADLEVGSAALIEFHVPRKD, encoded by the coding sequence GTGACAGAACCGGACCGCAACCTCGTGCTGATGCGACACGGCAAGTCCGCGTACCCGGATGGCATCGCTGACCATGACCGACCGCTGGCGCCACGCGGTGTCCGCGAGGCCGCGCTGGCCGGGGACTGGCTGCGCGCCAACCTGCCGGCCGTCGACGCCGTGCTGTGCTCGACGGCCGCCCGCACCCGAGAAACCCTCGCCTGCAGCGGGATTGACGCGCCGGTGCAGTATGTCGCCCGGCTCTATGGCGGCACCCCAGGCACCGTCATCGAGGAGATCAACCGCGTGGCCGACGACGTCACGACGCTGCTGGTGGTCGGACATGAGCCGACGACGTCCTCGGTGGCGATACTGCTGGCCGGGGCCGACGGCACCAACTACGCAGCGGTCGACCGCATCGAAGAAAAGTTCCCGACGTCGGCGATGGCGGTGCTACGCGTCCCAGGACGATGGGCGGATCTGGAAGTCGGCAGCGCCGCGCTTATCGAGTTCCACGTACCGCGCAAGGACTAG
- a CDS encoding DUF3558 domain-containing protein produces the protein MRRNLTRLGPATRVLVALMALSLVIAGCSGSDDSAPGATDSSTATGKDGKHGPFFPQCGGVSDQTVAEQTRIPNLINTAKNSVGCQWLAGGGIMGPHFSFSWYRGSPIGRERKTEELSRASVEDININGHSGFIAIGNESSLGDSLCEVGIQFGDDFIEWSISFSQKPFPPPCDIAKELTRQSIANSK, from the coding sequence GTGCGCCGTAATTTGACGAGGCTTGGACCCGCGACTCGGGTGTTGGTGGCCTTGATGGCTTTGAGCCTGGTTATCGCCGGGTGCTCGGGTTCTGACGACAGCGCGCCTGGTGCGACTGATTCGTCGACCGCGACCGGCAAAGATGGCAAGCACGGCCCCTTCTTCCCGCAGTGCGGTGGCGTGAGCGACCAGACGGTGGCCGAGCAGACGAGGATTCCGAACCTGATCAATACCGCCAAGAACTCGGTCGGCTGCCAATGGCTGGCCGGCGGCGGCATCATGGGGCCGCATTTCTCCTTCTCGTGGTATCGCGGGAGTCCGATCGGTCGGGAGCGCAAGACAGAAGAGTTGTCGCGCGCAAGCGTTGAGGACATCAATATCAACGGACACAGTGGTTTCATCGCTATTGGTAACGAGTCGAGCTTGGGTGACTCGCTGTGTGAGGTCGGGATCCAATTCGGAGACGACTTCATCGAATGGTCGATCAGCTTCAGTCAGAAGCCGTTTCCGCCGCCATGCGACATCGCCAAGGAACTGACCCGCCAGTCGATTGCGAATTCGAAATGA